In Daucus carota subsp. sativus chromosome 4, DH1 v3.0, whole genome shotgun sequence, one DNA window encodes the following:
- the LOC135152250 gene encoding uncharacterized protein LOC135152250 — MESESARHVLVSCTFAQSCWDLIGGNGDSNYTGDFLAWITNVLDTWEIEKKCTGVLLCWSIWKCRNDLVWSQKGMEAREVVESARVVLSQWRDAQDKTFNRSWGLLEPHDGDEHWTLPEFNKTKVNTDAAIFLASSCYAFAFIARNHQGDLVEARSSCKPGTVAPEFAEAVGIREALSWIKSKHMVDVAVETDCLVAVQAIRGATALFSYFGKVIEECRALLKELKGKGVILKFVKRSANGAAHSLASCSYSIADRVWKANEACPDLIHVLANDLK, encoded by the coding sequence ATGGAGTCTGAGAGTGCAAGGCATGTTCTTGTTTCTTGTACTTTTGCTCAGTCTTGTTGGGACCTGATTGGAGGTAATGGAGATTCAAACTATACAGGCGATTTTCTTGCATGGATAACAAATGTTCTTGATACTTGGGAGATTGAAAAGAAGTGTACAGGAGTCCTGCTATGTTGGTCTATATGGAAATGTAGAAATGATTTAGTTTGGTCGCAGAAGGGTATGGAAGCTAGGGAGGTAGTAGAGTCGGCTAGAGTGGTTCTTAGTCAGTGGCGTGATGCTCAGGATAAAACTTTCAACCGATCGTGGGGATTGCTAGAACCTCATGATGGGGACGAGCACTGGACACTTCCAGAGTTTAATAAGACTAAGGTAAATACCGACGCTGCCATTTTTCTTGCATCTTCATGCTATGCTTTTGCGTTTATAGCCAGAAATCATCAAGGAGATTTAGTGGAGGCTAGATCGAGCTGTAAACCAGGAACCGTGGCGCCAGAATTTGCAGAAGCAGTTGGGATACGTGAGGCACTGAGTTGGATAAAGTCCAAGCATATGGTCGATGTTGCTGTGGAAACAGATTGTTTGGTTGCTGTGCAGGCCATTAGAGGTGCAACAGCCCTGTTTTCATATTTCGGGAAAGTTATCGAAGAATGCAGAGCTCTGTTGAAAGAGCTTAAAGGCAAAGGAGTTATCCTTAAGTTTGTTAAGCGATCTGCGAATGGTGCAGCTCACTCTTTAGCGAGTTGTAGTTATTCAATAGCTGACCGCGTTTGGAAAGCAAATGAAGCTTGTCCAGATTTGATTCATGTACTTGCAAACGATTTGAAGTAA
- the LOC135152251 gene encoding uncharacterized protein LOC135152251: MAKLKAELARMIAENEKLKGAQLVTLEKKADERPSSSSRDELKDEIHELTVEMRSNHALYMAKFDDIDSKLDQLLRNSKSDVDTSKEDPSTKGENRRDRGGGDKGDTDDRGNSSNQSNKGNTSESAPDNSEKSKEEEGKFEESYLFQDEEPVDLEHEENVRKFKAENEARKLKKETTVSEDPQTSQQAKV, translated from the exons atggctaagctgaaagctgaattagcccggatgatagcaGAGAATGAGAAATTGAAGGGTGCACaattggtgaccctagagaagaaagctgatgaaaggccatccagttcttccagggatgagcttaaagatgaaattcatgagttgactgtcgagatgagatctaaccaTGCTCTGTACATGgccaaatttgatgatatcgacagtaaactggatcaactcctcaggaactcaaagtcagatgttGATACCTCCaaagaggatccctcaactaagggggagaatagaagagatagaggaggtggagacaaaggtgacacgGATGACCGGGGCAATAGttcgaatcaaagtaacaaagggaatacttctgaatctgctcctgacaattctgaaaagtcaaaag aggaagaaggcaaatttgaggagagctatctgtttcaagatgaagaacctgttgacttGGAACATgaagaaaatgtccggaagtttaaagctgagaatgaagctagaaagc tgaagaaagagactactgttagcgaggacccacagaCTAGCCAGCAAGCTAAGGTATAA